The Bradyrhizobium guangxiense genomic sequence ACACGCGCGGGACAAGGGATTCCGGGCTCGCCGCTCCGCGGCGCCCCGGAATGACGACGAGGCGTGGCGGACTCAGCCGGGCCAGATCAGCTCCTGCAGCTCAACCAGGTCATTCGCCTTGCCCTGCCAGCCCGCGATGCAGATGTGCGCGTTGAGATCGCTGGCACGGTGCAGCAGCATCAGGGCCATCAGGCGCCGCTTGAGCGCATCGTCCGGCTTGGCATAGCCAAAACCTTCGAGCAGGCTCTTCACCCGTCCCGGCCGCCCCGCCGCCATGAAGGCGCTGGGGCCGAGCAGATCGTAATCGCGCCATCCGGCGAGGACATCGCCGAAGTCGAACAGGCCGGCGAGCGACCATTGGTCGTCCCGGCAGGCGAGCAGGAAGTTCTCGGGAATGTATTCGCCGATCAGCATCACCGGCGGCGCATCCATCGGGATGAGCTTGCCCGCATCGCACAGGAGATCGTCGAGCCCAGCCAGGAATTTTGGCGCAAGGCCGAGACGGGTGTGCCGCGCTCTGCAGCCCTGCATCTGCCTGCGCATGAAATCGTCCCAGCGCGGCTCGATGGCCGCGAGCGGACCGAGCGGTGCGCGCTGGACGCTGGCGATGGTCTCGCCGATCTGGCGCAGCAGGCGCTCCTTCTGGTCTTCCGCTAGGTGCGGCCACACCTCCGAGCCGAGCGTGCCGGCAAGGCGCGTGAGGACGAGATAGGGCCAGCCGTCGCGCACGCCCTCGGCGACGATCTCGGGGATCGGCAGATCGAGATGGCCGGCGAGCTGCGTCAGCGAGCCCCGCTCGGACACGAACTGCGCGCGCAAGAGCGGCGAGAAGATTTTCAGGATCAGCGTTTCACCCAGCCCGACCACGAGGTTGGTCCCGGTCGCAAACACATGCGGCGAGCTGGCATCGAGACCGTGGCTGCGCGCGATGTCGAGGGCGATGGGCAGCCATTGCGACGGATCGGAGCGAAAGGCGCGAAAGCTCTCGGCGTCGGCGAAGTCAGGGAGTTTCATGGACATCGCGCGCTGCTGTTTGAGTTCGTCTTGCCCGCGCGGCCATGACGACGTGGAAAGGTCCCAACGCCAAGCACCTCTTCCCTTCCTAGCGGTCCGGGCTGGCGCGCTCGAACTGGCGGAGCAGCTTGTTGCCGCGCTCGACGGCGGAATCAAGTGCGGCCTTTGCGCTTTTGTGACCGGCAAAGGCCTGCTCCAGCTCGTCCTCGATCGCGCCGCGGATCAGGACGAAGGAGCCGAGCCGGACGCCCTTCGAATTCTCCGTCGGCGGATGCAGCGTGGTCTCCTCGAACGAGATTGCCGAACCCGGATTGCGCTCGTAGAAACCCTGCGACCGCGTCAGCTCGAACGCGGCACGGGTGATCGGCAAATACCCGGTGTTCTGGTGCCAGGCGGCCTGCACGCCCGGCTGCGACAGATAGGCGAAGAACCGCGCCACGCCCTTGTATTCCGCGCGCGGCCGGTCGCGCAGCACCCACAGCGTGGCGCCCCCGATGATCGAGTTCTGCGGCGCGTCCTTTACGTCGGGCCAATACGGCATCATGCCGTAGCCGATCTCGAATTTCGTGTTCGCCTTGATGTCGGCACGCGTCGCCGAGGAGCCGATGAAGATGCCGCACTCGCCGTTCTGGAAGCGCGGCTCGGCCGCTTGTCCGCGGCCGCTATAGTCGAACACCTTGGTTTTCTGCCATTCGGCGAGCTGAGCGACGTGCTTGACGAGAAGCGGATTGTTGATGGTCAATTCCGCATCCAGCCCGGCAAAGCCGTTGGCCCGGCTCGCCACCGGCAGATTGTGGAAGGCCGAGAAATTCTCGACATGGATCCAGGACGGCCAGGATGTGGTGAAGCCGCACAACGCGCCGCGGTCGCGCAGGCGCTTAGCAGCGGCGCCGAGCTCCGGCCACGTCCTGGGCGGCGCTTCCGGATCGAGGCCCGCGTCGCGGAACATGGTCTTGTTGTAGTACAGGATCGGCGTCGAGGAATTGAACGGGAACGACAGCAGATTGCCGGCCGCATCGCTGTAATAGCCGGAGACCGCGGGCAGGTAATCGGCGAGCGAGAACGGCTCGCCCTGGTCGCGCATCAGGTTGAACACCGGATAGATCGCGCCCCTGGCCGCGGTCATGGTGGCGGTGGCGACCTCGTTGACCTGGACGATGGCGGGCTGGCTGCGCGAGCGGAAGGCGAAGATCGCGGCCGTCACGGTCTCCGTGTAATTGCCCTTGTAAGCCGGCACGATGCGGTAATCGGACTGCGAGCCGTTGAAGTCGGCGGCGAGCTTGTCCAGTTGCCGGCCGAGCTCGCCAGACATGGCATGCCACAACGCGATATCGGTGGCGGCCCGCGCAGGGGCAGCCAATGAGAGGGCCGCAAAGACGGCGACGAGCTGCAAAAGGCGCAATGCTGACCTCACGATGGCTTCTTCCCAGGCCGCGGTCGACGAGGCGGCTGTCCTGCTTAAGGCGCGGCATACCCAGTTTCAACCGTGAATGAACGCCAGCCGCGCCGCACAATCAGCCCCCGGGATGGCCTTCCCTTAACCATCTGCTAGATTGCATTGAACCTTTTGCTCCCGCCATAGACTCCACCACTGAGGGGTTGAGTGTGCCAGTGTTGAACCGTGCCGAACTCTCGCGGACCGGGGTGGTTGTCGTCGCGCTTGTGCTTGCCGCAGTCTCGTTGAGCATGCAGGCGACGGGCGCCGTTGCGCGCGAATTTCGCGCCGCCGACACCCAGACCGAGGATTACCCGACGGTCCAGGCGCTGCGCTACATGGGCGAGCTGATCGCCGAGCGCACCAAGGGCCGCCACGAGATCAAGGTGTTCCACTCCCGTCAACTCGGCGAGGAAAAGGAGACCATCGAGCAGACCCGGGCCGGGGCGATCGACCTCAACCGGACCAATGTGGCACTGATCGGCAACTTCGTTCCGGCGATGAACGTGCTCGCCATGCCGTTCCTGTTCCGGTCCATCGAGCACATGCAAAAGGTGCTGGACGGGCCGATCGGCAGCGAGATCCTGAGCAGCTTCGAGCCCTACGGCTTCGTCGGGCTCGCCTTTTACGATTCCGGCGCGCGCTCGATCTACAACGGTGTCCGCCCGGTGAGGAGCATCGCCGACCTCAAGGGCTTGCGGATCCGGGTGCAGCAGTCGGAGTTGATGAGCCAGATGATCCGCTCGCTCGGCGCGGAGCCGGTCGAGCTGCCTTATGGGCAGGTGCTCACCGGGCTCACCAACCATCTGATCGACGGCGCCGAAAACAACTGGCCATCTTTCGTGACGACGGACCATTACAAACATGCCGGCCACTACACCCTCACCGAGCACACGATGAGCCCCGAAGTGCTGGTGATCTCGCTGAAGGCCTGGCAGAGCCTGTCGCCGGACGACCAGGCGATCTTCCGGGAGGCCGCGCAGCGCTCCAGCCGCTTCATGCGCGAGAAGTGGCGCGACCTCGAGGAGCAGTCGCAGCGCAAGGCGCAGGAAGCCGGCGTCACGATCGTCAGGGATATCGACCGCAAGCCGTTCGAGGACGCAATGGCCGCCATCTACGCCAAGGCC encodes the following:
- a CDS encoding aminoglycoside phosphotransferase family protein, with protein sequence MSMKLPDFADAESFRAFRSDPSQWLPIALDIARSHGLDASSPHVFATGTNLVVGLGETLILKIFSPLLRAQFVSERGSLTQLAGHLDLPIPEIVAEGVRDGWPYLVLTRLAGTLGSEVWPHLAEDQKERLLRQIGETIASVQRAPLGPLAAIEPRWDDFMRRQMQGCRARHTRLGLAPKFLAGLDDLLCDAGKLIPMDAPPVMLIGEYIPENFLLACRDDQWSLAGLFDFGDVLAGWRDYDLLGPSAFMAAGRPGRVKSLLEGFGYAKPDDALKRRLMALMLLHRASDLNAHICIAGWQGKANDLVELQELIWPG
- the ugpB gene encoding sn-glycerol-3-phosphate ABC transporter substrate-binding protein UgpB, with translation MRSALRLLQLVAVFAALSLAAPARAATDIALWHAMSGELGRQLDKLAADFNGSQSDYRIVPAYKGNYTETVTAAIFAFRSRSQPAIVQVNEVATATMTAARGAIYPVFNLMRDQGEPFSLADYLPAVSGYYSDAAGNLLSFPFNSSTPILYYNKTMFRDAGLDPEAPPRTWPELGAAAKRLRDRGALCGFTTSWPSWIHVENFSAFHNLPVASRANGFAGLDAELTINNPLLVKHVAQLAEWQKTKVFDYSGRGQAAEPRFQNGECGIFIGSSATRADIKANTKFEIGYGMMPYWPDVKDAPQNSIIGGATLWVLRDRPRAEYKGVARFFAYLSQPGVQAAWHQNTGYLPITRAAFELTRSQGFYERNPGSAISFEETTLHPPTENSKGVRLGSFVLIRGAIEDELEQAFAGHKSAKAALDSAVERGNKLLRQFERASPDR
- a CDS encoding TRAP transporter substrate-binding protein — its product is MPVLNRAELSRTGVVVVALVLAAVSLSMQATGAVAREFRAADTQTEDYPTVQALRYMGELIAERTKGRHEIKVFHSRQLGEEKETIEQTRAGAIDLNRTNVALIGNFVPAMNVLAMPFLFRSIEHMQKVLDGPIGSEILSSFEPYGFVGLAFYDSGARSIYNGVRPVRSIADLKGLRIRVQQSELMSQMIRSLGAEPVELPYGQVLTGLTNHLIDGAENNWPSFVTTDHYKHAGHYTLTEHTMSPEVLVISLKAWQSLSPDDQAIFREAAQRSSRFMREKWRDLEEQSQRKAQEAGVTIVRDIDRKPFEDAMAAIYAKAGRDPAAAALIERIRKVE